Proteins from one Drosophila gunungcola strain Sukarami chromosome 3R, Dgunungcola_SK_2, whole genome shotgun sequence genomic window:
- the LOC128264420 gene encoding insulin-like growth factor-binding protein complex acid labile subunit, with product MNLYVYILLGFCGLELGETLGVYDATGRLNLSASCPDSFCSLSDRRVAYSASPALRLRELHLTNCSRQSITWLVLNLTPGLRTLVIRNCASYHISKESLRPVGNLTSLQMQRTSLGVLRDEVFTTVPRLEILELGQNIIHTVHIGAFKGLARLRLLGLQGNGIQEILSRTFDPLTELVHLDLSHNLLAHLPKDIFAKNGKIQTLLLNGNQLRTLLPDILSSLPNLHLLDLGHAGQLEILTLDIHNIQRLILEGSGLTSLVINGGLIKLQAGNNELSNLHVGNKSGVIELDLHGNLLSGNDTAGLLRGMWNLQRLDLSKNVIESLPLYGGYLEDPNAQELFLLPSLKYLNLANNRLISLPPDSPIFSARLNYLDLSHNKLLNLDVEILRGLPVLEALFIEGNRLNTFDYQVFHQQHEDLKELGLHDNAWAPGLYRKMFVYLNDRGVHLQARSQNRPGINSSQVDIDWPPTGSQPEAQKLDPPGVSGIHPYWTLKDILAFVTLLVVLLILLMNLYHILQEEGCLRRIRHWRRSHIVGGGNTLSRSSGRRLDEQDSEHSSSE from the exons ATGAATTTATACGTGTATATATTACTTGGATTTTGCGGCTTGGAGTTGGGCGAAACATTGGGCGTTTACGATGCCACTGGACGCTTGAATCTGAGTGCCAGTTGTCCGGACTCTTTCTGCAGTTTGAGTGATCGACGAGTGGCCTACTCGGCCAGTCCGGCCCTTCGACTCCGGGAATTGCACTTGACGAACTGCAGCAGGCAGTCGATCACTTGGTTGGTCCTGAACTTAACGCCAGGTCTTCGGACACTGGTCATCCGGAACTGTGCCTCCTATCACATCAGTAAAGAGAGTCTGAGGCCAGTGGGCAATCTCACCTCGCTGCAGATGCAGCGCACAAGTCTCGGTGTTCTCCGGGATGAGGTCTTCACCACGGTGCCACGTCTGGAGATCCTGGAACTGGGTCAAAACATCATACACACCGTGCACATAGGAGCCTTCAAGGGTTTGGCCAGGCTACGCTTACTGGGCCTGCAGGGCAATGGCATTCAAGAGATCCTCTCCAGAACCTTTGATCCGCTGACGGAGCTAGTGCACCTAGATTTGAGCCACAATCTGCTTGCCCACTTGCCAAAAGATATCTTTGCCAAGAATGGAAAAATACAAACCCTGCTGCTGAATGGCAACCAACTGAGGACCCTACTCCCGGATATTCTCAGCTCCTTGCCCAATCTTCATCTGCTCGACTTGGGCCATGCTGGCCAACTGGAAATCCTAACGCTTGACATCCACAACATTCAGCGCTTGATTTTGGAGGGCAGTGGGCTCACCAGTTTAGTGATCAACGGTGGACTTATCAAACTTCAGGCGGGCAACAATGAGCTGAGTAATCTACATGTTGGAAATAAAAGCGGTGTTATTGAGTTGGATCTACATGGCAATTTGCTAAGTGGAAATGATACTGCTGGGCTTCTTAGAGGCATGTGGAATCTGCAGAGACTGGATCTGTCCAAGAATGTGATTGAATCCTTGCCACTCTATGGTGGCTATTTAGAAGATCCCAATGCCCAGGAGCTGTTCCTTTTGCCCAGCTTAAAGTATCTGAATTTGGCCAACAATCGATTGATAAGCCTGCCCCCGGATTCGCCAATCTTCTCAGCCCGTCTCAACTATTTGGATCTTTCCCATAATAAGTTGTTAAACCTGGATGTCGAGATATTGAGGGGTCTGCCGGTTCTGGAAGCTCTGTTTATCGAGGGGAATCGCCTGAACACCTTCGACTACCAGGTCTTCCATCAGCAGCACGAAGATCTCAAGGAGCTGGGCCTGCATGACAATGCTTGGGCTCCTGGCTTATATCGCAAGATGTTCGTGTACCTCAACGATCGAGGGGTTCACCTGCAGGCGAGGAGCCAAAATAGACCCGGAATAAATAGTAGTCAGGTGGATATCGACTGGCCACCGACTGGAAGTCAGCCGGAGGCCCAGAAATTGGATCCACCGGGTGTGTCTGGTATACATCCCTACTGGACCCTCAAGGATATCCTGGCCTTTGTCAccctgctggtggtgctgctcaTTCTGCTGATGAATCTCTACCATATCCTGCAGGAAGAGGGCTGTCTGCGGCGGATTCGCCATTGGAGGCGGTCCCACATCGTCGGTGGAGGCAACACATTGTCGAGGAGCAGTGGGCGACGCCTCGACGAGCAGGACTCGGAA CACAGCTCCAGCGAATAG
- the LOC128266118 gene encoding uncharacterized protein LOC128266118 — MIRASLGIIFLLTAEGLNFGFNQYTVSIVSFGQSNETGVWDISTIRLMGRERLVNGTVTLHEDMDNSHWSFSMDMYFDADRNGNYKLMPFNVPKMPVCDAYKNYRKYFAKQAKVGKQTDFPFHMDVCPIPKGTYFLKGISLNADGFPPMVQRGYARGDGAFYYDDVHVGNYTITVLLEDKQ; from the exons ATGATACGGGCAAGCTTGggcattatttttttgctgacCGCCGAGGGCTTA aattttgGCTTCAACCAGTACACGGTCTCcattgtgtcctttggtcagtCAAACGAAACTGGGGTGTGGGATATCAGCACTATTCGTTTGATGGGCCGTGAACGGTTGGTAAACGGAACAGTCACCCTGCACGAAGACATGGATAATTCGCACTGGAGTTTTTCGATGGACATGTATTTCGATGCCGACCGTAATGGCAACTACAAGCTGATGCCCTTCAACGTTCCAAAGATGCCTGTATGCGACGCGTACAAAAACTATCGAAAGTACTTCGCGAAACAAGCGAAAGTCGGAAAGCAAACCGATTTTCCATTCCACATGGATGTCTGTCCGATTCCAAAGGGCACTTACTTTCTGAAGGGCATTTCTTTGAACGCCGACGGTTTTCCACCGATGGTGCAGAGGGGCTATGCCCGGGGCGATGGAGCCTTTTACTACGATGACGTCCACGTTGGAAACTATACCATCACGGTGCTTTTGGAGGATAAGCAGTGA
- the LOC128264494 gene encoding transcriptional adapter 2B isoform X1 — MTTIADLFTKYNCTNCQDDIQGIRVHCAECENFDLCLQCFAAGAEIGAHQNNHAYQFMDTGTSILSVFRGKGAWTAREEIRLLDAIEQYGFGNWEDISKHIETKSAEDAKEEYVNKFVNGTIGRATWTPAQTQRPRLIDHTGDDDAGPLGTNALATLPPLDINSDEAMQLGYMPNRDSFEREYDPTAEQLISNISLNSEDTEVDVMLKLAHVDIYTRRLRERARRKRMVRDYQLVSNFFRNRNYALHQGLTKEQREFRDRFRVYAQFYTCNEYERLMGSLEREKELRIRQAELYRYRYNGLTKIKDCIHFEQHAANATHRSTGPYGHGKTDHTQPSNGSQRPPSSSLHSPQPNLRKVEMSSGVEASSNSIAPRNTLHIVDPTCSGALLPSRNYLDSCRGSSAATMLQTTGMGMGMGITVDSGATTGVISTATTMANLPTNSAKGSQQHLQPLQQLPQLLLSGSHKIQSEAAGGSSDQVPSMSLKLRTQLEELKHLPQPLGSDLLSHNELDLCRKHNITPTTYLSVKTVCLSGAPSLGSPMETSLRKFFIKCGWLSH, encoded by the exons ATGACCACAATCGCGGATTTATTCACAAAGTATAATtgcacaaattgccaggaCGATATTCAGGGCATTCGGGTGCATTGTGCGGAGTGCGAAAATTTCGATTTGTGTCTGCAA TGTTTTGCCGCGGGGGCGGAGATCGGAGCCCACCAAAACAACCATGCCTACCAGTTCATGGACACGGGCACCTCCATATTGAGTGTGTTCCGCGGGAAGGGGGCGTGGACGGCGCGGGAGGAGATCCGGCTGCTGGACGCCATCGAGCAGTACGGCTTTGGAAACTGGGAGGACATTAGCAAGCACATCGAGACCAAGTCGGCGGAGGACGCCAAGGAGGAGTATGTGAATAAGTTCGTAAATGGCACGATTGGCCGGGCCACTTGGACTCCGGCCCAGACCCAGAGACCCCGCCTCATCGACCACACGGGAGACGACGATGCCGGTCCGCTGGGCACCAATGCCCTGGCCACCTTGCCGCCACTGGACATCAACTCCGATGAGGCCATGCAGCTAGGATACATGCCCAATAGGGACAGCTTCGAGCGGGAATACGATCCCACGGCCGAGCAACTGATCTCCAACATCTCGCTGAACTCCGAGGACACGGAGGTGGATGTGATGCTGAAGCTGGCCCACGTGGACATCTACACCCGCCGACTGAGAGAGCGAGCCCGCAGGAAACGGATGGTCAGGGACTACCAGCTGGTCTCAAATTTCTTCCGCAACCGGAACTACGCTCTGCACCAAGGACTCACAAAGGAGCAGCGCGAGTTCCGGGACAGATTCCGGGTCTATGCCCAGTTCTACACCTGCAACGAGTACGAGCGGCTGATGGGATCGCTGGAGCGCGAGAAGGAGCTGCGAATCCGGCAGGCGGAGCTATACCGGTACCGCTACAACGGCCTGACCAAGATCAAGGATTGCATCCACTTTGAGCAGCATGCGGCAAACGCAACGCATCGCTCAACGGGACCGTATGGCCACGGCAAGACC GACCACACGCAACCCTCCAATGGAAGTCAACGGCCGCCAAGCTCTTCCTTGCACTCCCCACAACCGAATCTCAGAAAGGT CGAAATGTCAAGCGGCGTCGAGGCAAGTTCAAATTCAATCGCACCAAGAAACACGCTCCACATCGTCGACCCGACCTGCTCCGGCGCATTATTGCCCAGCAGAAACTACTTGGATAGCTGTCGGGGATCGTCGGCAGCTACGATGCTGCAGACGacggggatggggatgggaaTGGGGATAACAGTGGACTCGGGAGCGACGACGGGAGTGATTTCCACGGCTACGACGATGGCGAATCTGCCCACGAACTCGGCGAAGGGAAGCCAACAACATCTGCAGCCGCTGCAGCAACTTCCTCAGCTCCTGCTAAGCGGCAGCCACAAAATCCAAAGCGAGGCCGCCGGCGGAAGCAGTGACCAAGTGCCCAGCATGAGCCTTAAGTTGCGCACCCAGCTGGAGGAACTGAAGCACCTGCCCCAGCCGCTGGGCAGCGACCTGCTGAGTCACAACGAGCTGGATCTGTGCAGGAAGCACAACATCACACCCACCACCTACCTCTCGGTGAAGACTGTCTGCCTGAGCGGAGCACCATCGCTGGGCAGTCCCATGGAGACTTCGCTGCGCAAGTTCTTCATCAAGTGCGGCTGGCTGAGCCACTGA
- the LOC128266126 gene encoding uncharacterized protein LOC128266126, whose amino-acid sequence MFQASLCFLCLLIVEGLRFGLDKYKISLVSFDQSNKTGVWDVSSMRLIGRERLLNGTATLHEDLDDTHWSFLTELYSDFARDGHYKPLPFNTPQSSVCEAYKNYRKYFSKQAKFGKQTDFPLDRDLCPIPKGTYFFKDIALNANDFPTTMQRGYVRGNGSFFYDNVHVGTYTWTLLLEDED is encoded by the exons ATGTTCCAGGCGAGTTTGTGCTTTCTTTGTTTGCTGATTGTCGAGGGCTTA CGTTTTGGACTCGACAAGTACAAGATTTCCCTTGTGTCCTTTGATCAGTCAAATAAAACTGGTGTATGGGATGTCAGCTCTATGCGTTTGATCGGAAGGGAACGGTTGTTGAACGGAACCGCAACACTACACGAGGACTTGGATGATACGCACTGGAGTTTTTTGACAGAACTCTATTCTGATTTCGCCCGCGATGGCCACTACAAGCCGCTGCCCTTCAACACGCCCCAGTCGTCTGTATGTGAGGCGTACAAAAACTACCGAAAGTACTTCTCGAAACAAGCTAAGTTCGGAAAGCAAACCGATTTTCCATTGGATAGGGATCTCTGTCCCATTCCGAAGGGCACTTACTTTTTCAAAGATATTGCTCTGAACGCCAACGATTTTCCAACGACGATGCAGAGGGGCTATGTCCGGGGCAATGGATCCTTCTTCTACGACAACGTTCACGTGGGAACCTACACCTGGACCTTGCTTCTGGAGGATGAGGATTGA
- the LOC128264494 gene encoding transcriptional adapter 2B isoform X2, giving the protein MTTIADLFTKYNCTNCQDDIQGIRVHCAECENFDLCLQCFAAGAEIGAHQNNHAYQFMDTGTSILSVFRGKGAWTAREEIRLLDAIEQYGFGNWEDISKHIETKSAEDAKEEYVNKFVNGTIGRATWTPAQTQRPRLIDHTGDDDAGPLGTNALATLPPLDINSDEAMQLGYMPNRDSFEREYDPTAEQLISNISLNSEDTEVDVMLKLAHVDIYTRRLRERARRKRMVRDYQLVSNFFRNRNYALHQGLTKEQREFRDRFRVYAQFYTCNEYERLMGSLEREKELRIRQAELYRYRYNGLTKIKDCIHFEQHAANATHRSTGPYGHGKTLHCIINAPNNERSNGSIRQCLTTGPHATLQWKSTAAKLFLALPTTESQKGRNVKRRRGKFKFNRTKKHAPHRRPDLLRRIIAQQKLLG; this is encoded by the exons ATGACCACAATCGCGGATTTATTCACAAAGTATAATtgcacaaattgccaggaCGATATTCAGGGCATTCGGGTGCATTGTGCGGAGTGCGAAAATTTCGATTTGTGTCTGCAA TGTTTTGCCGCGGGGGCGGAGATCGGAGCCCACCAAAACAACCATGCCTACCAGTTCATGGACACGGGCACCTCCATATTGAGTGTGTTCCGCGGGAAGGGGGCGTGGACGGCGCGGGAGGAGATCCGGCTGCTGGACGCCATCGAGCAGTACGGCTTTGGAAACTGGGAGGACATTAGCAAGCACATCGAGACCAAGTCGGCGGAGGACGCCAAGGAGGAGTATGTGAATAAGTTCGTAAATGGCACGATTGGCCGGGCCACTTGGACTCCGGCCCAGACCCAGAGACCCCGCCTCATCGACCACACGGGAGACGACGATGCCGGTCCGCTGGGCACCAATGCCCTGGCCACCTTGCCGCCACTGGACATCAACTCCGATGAGGCCATGCAGCTAGGATACATGCCCAATAGGGACAGCTTCGAGCGGGAATACGATCCCACGGCCGAGCAACTGATCTCCAACATCTCGCTGAACTCCGAGGACACGGAGGTGGATGTGATGCTGAAGCTGGCCCACGTGGACATCTACACCCGCCGACTGAGAGAGCGAGCCCGCAGGAAACGGATGGTCAGGGACTACCAGCTGGTCTCAAATTTCTTCCGCAACCGGAACTACGCTCTGCACCAAGGACTCACAAAGGAGCAGCGCGAGTTCCGGGACAGATTCCGGGTCTATGCCCAGTTCTACACCTGCAACGAGTACGAGCGGCTGATGGGATCGCTGGAGCGCGAGAAGGAGCTGCGAATCCGGCAGGCGGAGCTATACCGGTACCGCTACAACGGCCTGACCAAGATCAAGGATTGCATCCACTTTGAGCAGCATGCGGCAAACGCAACGCATCGCTCAACGGGACCGTATGGCCACGGCAAGACC CTCCACTGCATAATAAACGCGCCGAACAACGAGCGTTCGAATGGTTCTATAAGACAATGTTTAACCACAGGACCACACGCAACCCTCCAATGGAAGTCAACGGCCGCCAAGCTCTTCCTTGCACTCCCCACAACCGAATCTCAGAAAGGT CGAAATGTCAAGCGGCGTCGAGGCAAGTTCAAATTCAATCGCACCAAGAAACACGCTCCACATCGTCGACCCGACCTGCTCCGGCGCATTATTGCCCAGCAGAAACTACTTGGATAG
- the LOC128263749 gene encoding DNA polymerase iota: MDFASVLAKSEAHQRTIIHLDMDYFYAQVEEIRDPTLRTKALGIQQKNIVVTCNYVARAKGVTKLMLIAEAQRICPDLVLVNGEDLAPYRQMSQRIFDLLLNYTPLVEKLGFDENFMDVTALVELRQAHAAEAQQKPAVGHTYPADGTPLSTCDCGCAQRLAIGTRIAQEIREELKLRLGITCCAGIAFNKLLAKLVGSSHKPNQQTVLVSTYAEQFMRELGDLKRVTGIGQKTQCLLLETGMSSVEQLQQCDMDVMRKKFGFETATRLRDLAFGRDTSSVRPTGKPKTIGMEDACKPISVRTDVEERFRMLLKRLVEQVAEDGRVPIAIKVVLRKFDSQKKSSHRETKQANILPSLFKTSVCPGETGVSRVQLADGAQDKLLKIVMRLFERIVDMSKPFNITLLGLAFSKFQERKVGSSSIANFLIKKADLEVQSITSLTNTSLTSPTAESPTSDESAFRSSPTTFKPSDQFYRRRATTASPVPMLLDNGSESAATNSDFSDFSETEVEPSPKKSRIGRLLVSKRSRLAADVGDTAAEVASPSKLRVCDLRLNSRDSEKDFPMSTTPSTSTSAPAPRFRTVQPPNTLLQRIDGSLRFVSTRTASRLSSNASSTASSPLPSPMDDSMAMSAPSTPTMSFPSPIATAVVTTTSSTSSSDVLTNIACPAGVDAEVFKELPVELQTELIASWRSSLVAAVEQTNGAGATTTTAIASGAPATATTASGGQKNTLYRYFLRNK, encoded by the exons ATGGACTTCGCCAGCGTGCTTGCTAAAAGCGAGGCGCACCAACGCACCATAATCCACCTGGACATGGACTATTTCTACGCTCAGGTGGAGGAGATTCGGGATCCCACGTTGCGAACTAAGGCTCTGGGAATCCAGCAGAAGAACATTGTGGTCACCTGCAACTATGTGGCGAGGGCCAAAGGAGTGACCAAGCTGATGCTCATCGCGGAGGCGCAGCGTATCTGTCCGGATTTGGTTCTGGTCAATGGAGAGGATCTCGCCCCGTATCGGCAGATGTCGCAAAGAATCTTCGACCTGCTACTCAACTACACTCCGCTGGTGGAGAAGCTTGGCTTCGATGAGAACTTCATGGATGTGACGGCGCTGGTGGAGCTGCGACAGGCTCATGCCGCTGAGGCCCAGCAGAAGCCGGCGGTGGGTCACACCTATCCGGCGGATGGCACTCCCTTATCCACCTGCGACTGTGGCTGTGCCCAGCGACTGGCGATCGGAACGCGGATTGCCCAGGAAATCAGGGAGGAACTCAAGCTCCGACTGGGCATTACCTGCTGCGCTGGCATCGCCTTCAACAAACTGCTGGCCAAGCTGGTCGGCAGCAGTCACAAGCCTAATCAGCAGACGGTTCTTGTTTCTACCTACGCAGAGCAGTTCATGCGGGAATTGGGCGACCTGAAGCGCGTCACTGGGATTGGTCAGAAGACGCAGTGCCTCCTGCTGGAGACAGGCATGTCATCCGTGGAACAACTACAGCAATGTGACATGGACGTGATGCGCAAGAAGTTCGGCTTTGAAACGGCCACTAGGCTGCGGGACTTGGCCTTTGGTCGCGACACGAGCTCTGTCCGTCCTACcggaaaaccaaaaaccattGGCATGGAGGACGCCTGCAAGCCCATTTCGGTGCGAACCGATGTGGAGGAGAGATTCCGCATGCTGCTCAAGCGTTTAGTGGAGCAG GTTGCTGAGGATGGTCGCGTTCCCATAGCCATTAAGGTGGTGCTGCGGAAGTTCGATTCCCAGAAGAAGAGCAGCCACCGTGAGACCAAACAGGCCAACATCCTACCCTCCCTTTTTAAGACCTCCGTGTGTCCAGGAGAAACCGGCGTGAGCAGGGTTCAACTGGCGGACGGAGCCCAGGACAAACTTCTCAAGATTGTGATGCGCCTTTTTGAGCGTATTGTGGACATGAGTAAACCATTCAACATCACACTATTGGGTCTGGCCTTTTCCAAGTTCCAGGAGCGCAAGGTTGGCTCCTCGTCCATTGCCAATTTCCTGATCAAGAAGGCGGATCTCGAGGTGCAATCGATCACATCGCTGACAAATACGAGTCTCACGAGTCCCACAGCGGAAAGTCCGACATCAGATGAAAGCGCCTTCCGCTCCTCACCAACAACATTTAAGCCGAGCGATCAGTTCTACAGGAGAAGAGCTACAACAGCATCACCGGTGCCCATGCTGCTGGACAATGGTTCCGAGTCTGCGGCCACGAACTCGGACTTTAGCGACTTCTCTGAGACTGAGGTGGAACCGTCTCCGAAAAAGAGCCGCATCGGAAGGCTGTTGGTGTCCAAGCGTAGCCGTTTGGCGGCGGATGTAGGGGATACCGCTGCCGAGGTGGCCTCACCTAGCAAACTGCGGGTCTGTGATCTTCGTCTGAATTCACGGGACAGCGAGAAGGACTTCCCCATGAGCACCACGCCCTCTACTTCTACGTCCGCGCCGGCTCCTCGCTTTCGCACCGTCCAGCCACCAAATACACTGTTGCAGCGAATCGACGGCAGCCTTCGCTTCGTGTCCACGCGCACTGCCAGTCGCCTGAGCTCAAACGCCAGCTCCACGGCATCCTCGCCACTTCCGTCGCCCATGGACGACTCCATGGCAATGAGCGCACCCAGCACGCCGACCATGTCGTTCCCATCCCCAATCGCCACAGCAGTGGTCACCACCACTTCCAGCACGTCCTCGAGCGATGTCCTCACGAATATCGCTTGTCCAGCGGGCGTGGATGCAGAGGTGTTCAAGGAGCTGCCCGTTGAGCTGCAAACTGAATTGATCGCATCGTGGCGCAGTTCCCTCGTGGCGGCGGTGGAGCAAACCAATGGGGCAGGAGCCACCACAACCACAGCGATAGCAAGTGGAGCCCCAGCCACTGCCACAACCGCTAGCGGAGGTCAGAAGAATACGCTGTATCGCTACTTTCTGCGGAACAAGTGA